One segment of Marvinbryantia formatexigens DSM 14469 DNA contains the following:
- a CDS encoding chromate transporter — MKELANLFMVFFRIGAFTFGGGYAMLPMLQREVVEKYHWATEDELMDYFAIGQCTPGIIAINTATFVGYKNRGVIGAIAATLGMITPSIIIITLIAAFLTNFADLAVVKHAFNGIRACVCVLIFNAVTKLAKKSVVDNICLGICIAVLLLSLFTPLSPALIVVLAGAAGVLFKRTGIAGGAKK; from the coding sequence ATGAAAGAACTGGCAAATTTATTCATGGTTTTTTTCCGGATTGGTGCTTTCACTTTCGGGGGAGGCTATGCCATGCTGCCCATGCTTCAGCGCGAAGTAGTGGAAAAATACCACTGGGCAACCGAGGATGAGCTGATGGATTATTTTGCAATCGGGCAGTGCACGCCCGGTATCATTGCCATTAACACAGCAACCTTTGTCGGCTACAAAAACAGGGGAGTGATTGGCGCGATTGCAGCCACGCTCGGCATGATTACACCGTCCATCATCATTATCACTCTGATTGCCGCGTTTTTGACAAATTTCGCCGACCTCGCGGTCGTAAAGCACGCCTTCAATGGCATCCGCGCCTGCGTCTGCGTTCTGATTTTTAATGCCGTTACCAAGCTGGCAAAAAAATCCGTTGTGGACAACATCTGTCTCGGCATCTGCATCGCAGTTTTGCTTTTGTCACTGTTTACGCCATTATCTCCGGCGCTTATCGTTGTGCTTGCAGGCGCGGCAGGCGTCCTTTTTAAACGTACAGGAATTGCAGGAGGTGCAAAGAAATGA
- a CDS encoding sensor histidine kinase produces the protein MPHQKRGQQKSRKQPESGILLKHKILISISAGILILLFILGTVTSMAIRQIEEQIAKSNRASLLVYYNTLRDEITGTEIFMTEKVHSQETKKRILESFAEELSNNPDVAAYMLYDTAKRESDSVYNSIVGYGRIKEEIQNWADEMMESAEFPLGWFLKEIGSRTFLCRVMRQEESAVIGIYDLTQAAKNAKLSYAYAGEIVFFQKNQILANEEFTDGADIKLDYEKENGYYFSENRKYMIVQQQLLHFKMALVSPFFENGILRFLYLSPYIYIGIGLLAIWIMLKYWQAILFEPLDRLIGAMHQVQEGNLQVRLEEQRGLEFQKVQESFNSMVAQIASLKIKSYEEQIEKERAQMHALRMQIQPHFFLNCLKSIVGLAQQQKTGQIQKAVVYLGVHLRYIFDLKSDEIALAKELSMCENYIALHQSIEKGKAEIHISMDERMKNINVPPVSILTLVENSMKYAMACDGKLKIEIIAKLLEIDETYLADITVSDNGPGFSEELLQELNKNLDASAMIKGVGLRNVIRRFRLIYGEEFAVQFSNCHGARINVMFQVERGEKNAAVDSG, from the coding sequence ATGCCACATCAGAAGCGCGGACAGCAGAAGAGCAGAAAACAGCCGGAATCCGGGATTCTTCTAAAACATAAAATATTGATTTCCATATCAGCGGGAATACTGATTTTGCTGTTTATTCTTGGGACGGTTACCAGTATGGCAATCCGGCAGATAGAAGAACAGATCGCAAAGTCAAACAGAGCAAGTCTGCTGGTATATTATAATACGCTGCGGGACGAGATTACCGGAACGGAAATTTTTATGACAGAAAAGGTGCACTCACAGGAAACAAAGAAAAGGATTCTGGAGAGCTTTGCGGAAGAGCTTTCGAATAACCCGGATGTGGCTGCCTATATGTTGTATGACACAGCAAAGCGCGAAAGTGACAGTGTGTATAATTCCATTGTGGGGTATGGAAGAATCAAGGAGGAAATCCAGAACTGGGCGGATGAAATGATGGAGAGTGCAGAGTTTCCGCTGGGCTGGTTTTTAAAAGAAATTGGCAGCAGAACGTTCCTCTGCCGGGTTATGAGGCAGGAGGAATCTGCTGTAATAGGAATTTATGATTTGACGCAGGCGGCAAAAAATGCAAAACTGAGCTATGCTTATGCAGGAGAGATTGTATTTTTTCAAAAGAACCAGATTCTGGCAAACGAGGAATTTACAGACGGCGCTGATATAAAGCTGGATTATGAAAAAGAAAACGGGTATTATTTTTCGGAAAACAGAAAATATATGATTGTCCAGCAACAGCTTTTGCATTTTAAAATGGCACTGGTATCACCGTTCTTTGAGAATGGAATACTGCGGTTTTTGTATCTTAGTCCTTATATTTATATAGGAATCGGTCTGTTGGCGATATGGATAATGCTGAAATACTGGCAGGCGATTCTTTTTGAGCCGCTTGACAGATTAATCGGGGCGATGCACCAGGTGCAGGAGGGAAATCTGCAGGTGCGGCTGGAGGAACAGCGGGGCCTGGAGTTTCAGAAGGTGCAGGAAAGCTTTAACAGCATGGTTGCGCAAATTGCCAGCCTGAAGATTAAAAGCTATGAGGAACAGATAGAAAAAGAGCGGGCGCAGATGCACGCCCTGCGGATGCAGATTCAGCCGCACTTTTTTCTCAATTGTCTGAAGAGCATTGTGGGGCTGGCACAGCAGCAGAAAACGGGGCAGATACAAAAAGCGGTGGTTTACCTTGGTGTCCATCTGCGGTATATCTTCGATTTAAAGAGTGATGAAATCGCTCTGGCAAAAGAGCTTTCCATGTGCGAAAACTACATAGCGCTTCATCAGAGTATCGAAAAGGGAAAAGCGGAAATTCATATTTCTATGGATGAACGCATGAAAAATATAAATGTACCCCCTGTCAGTATTCTCACGCTTGTGGAGAACAGTATGAAATATGCTATGGCGTGCGATGGGAAACTGAAAATAGAAATTATTGCCAAACTACTGGAAATAGACGAAACATATCTGGCAGATATTACTGTCAGCGACAATGGTCCCGGTTTTTCAGAAGAGCTTCTGCAGGAGCTGAATAAAAATCTGGATGCGTCCGCAATGATAAAGGGTGTGGGACTGCGCAATGTTATCCGCAGATTCCGGCTGATTTACGGGGAAGAATTTGCCGTTCAGTTCTCAAATTGTCATGGCGCCAGAATAAATGTGATGTTCCAGGTGGAAAGGGGAGAGAAGAATGCGGCTGTTGATAGTGGATGA
- a CDS encoding sensor histidine kinase yields the protein MKLKTRLMISFCTIILVPVLLFLIIMLTTGNRQLQYLEEYGNRLEQYEQEGTYDGSAEQEIEGAKTTLPAAARMVPEIRSFLKNMAIAAVLVLVLTASLLIVWIYTGINVPLMKLRKATHNIAEGNLDFTLEAESDDEIGDLCRDFEEMRRRLYESNEEKIQYDRESKELISNISHDLKTPITAIKGYVEGIMDGVADTPEKMDHYIRTIYNKANDMDRLINELTFYSKIDTNRIPYTFNKINVSSYFEDCCEEVGLDLESKNIDFSYFNYVDENVEVIADAEQMKRVINNIIGNSIKYMDKPKGRINIRVKDVGDFVQIEIEDNGRGIGPKELPYIFDRFYRTDASRNSSMGGSGIGLSIVKKIVEDHGGKIWATSKPGTGTVMYFVLRKVTVE from the coding sequence ATGAAACTAAAGACAAGACTGATGATTTCTTTCTGCACGATTATCCTGGTGCCTGTTTTGTTGTTTCTGATCATCATGCTGACGACGGGAAACCGTCAGCTTCAGTATCTGGAAGAATATGGCAACCGTCTGGAGCAATACGAGCAGGAAGGAACCTATGATGGAAGTGCGGAGCAGGAGATTGAGGGAGCGAAAACGACGCTTCCGGCAGCGGCACGGATGGTGCCGGAAATCCGCAGTTTTCTGAAAAATATGGCGATTGCCGCCGTGCTGGTGCTGGTGCTTACCGCCAGCCTGCTGATTGTGTGGATATATACGGGAATCAATGTACCACTGATGAAGCTGCGGAAGGCGACGCACAATATCGCCGAGGGAAATCTGGATTTTACACTGGAAGCGGAAAGCGACGACGAGATTGGCGACCTCTGCCGCGATTTTGAGGAAATGCGCCGCAGGCTTTACGAATCCAACGAAGAAAAAATCCAGTACGACAGGGAAAGCAAGGAGCTCATAAGCAATATTTCCCACGACCTGAAGACGCCGATTACGGCGATTAAGGGATATGTGGAGGGCATTATGGATGGCGTCGCGGATACGCCGGAAAAGATGGACCACTATATCCGGACGATTTATAACAAGGCAAACGATATGGACCGGCTTATCAATGAGCTGACATTTTATTCCAAGATTGATACAAACCGCATTCCGTATACCTTCAACAAAATCAATGTGAGCAGTTACTTTGAGGACTGCTGCGAGGAAGTTGGGCTGGACCTGGAGTCGAAAAATATCGACTTTTCTTATTTTAATTACGTGGACGAAAACGTGGAGGTCATCGCGGACGCGGAGCAGATGAAGCGCGTTATCAACAATATCATCGGCAATTCTATAAAATATATGGATAAGCCGAAGGGACGCATCAATATCCGTGTGAAGGATGTGGGAGATTTCGTCCAGATTGAGATTGAAGATAACGGAAGGGGTATCGGTCCCAAGGAACTGCCTTATATTTTCGACCGCTTTTACCGCACCGATGCGTCGCGCAATTCCTCGATGGGCGGAAGCGGAATCGGTCTTTCCATAGTGAAAAAGATTGTGGAAGACCACGGCGGAAAAATCTGGGCGACCAGCAAGCCCGGCACAGGCACAGTGATGTATTTTGTTTTAAGAAAAGTAACGGTGGAGTAG
- a CDS encoding response regulator transcription factor codes for MSRILIIEDEESIAELEKDYLELSGFEVETERRGDVGMKKALEQDIDLLILDLMLPEVDGFEICRRVRERKDIPVLMVSAKKDDIDKIRGLGLGADDYMTKPFSPSELVARVKAHLARYERLIHSNMKENDIVEIRGIKIDKTARRVWVNGEERNFTTKEFDLLTFLAENPNHVFTKEELFREIWDMESIGDIATVTVHIKKIREKVETDTSKPQYIETIWGVGYRFKV; via the coding sequence ATGAGCAGAATTCTTATTATTGAAGATGAAGAGAGCATTGCCGAACTGGAAAAGGACTATCTGGAGCTGAGCGGCTTCGAGGTGGAAACGGAGCGGCGCGGGGATGTGGGCATGAAGAAAGCGCTGGAGCAGGATATTGATCTGCTGATTCTCGACCTGATGCTTCCGGAGGTGGACGGCTTTGAAATCTGCCGCCGCGTGCGTGAGCGCAAGGATATTCCGGTGCTGATGGTCTCAGCGAAAAAAGATGACATTGATAAAATCCGTGGTCTCGGACTGGGAGCGGATGATTATATGACAAAACCGTTCAGCCCCAGCGAGCTGGTGGCGCGTGTGAAGGCGCATCTGGCGCGTTACGAGCGGCTGATTCATTCTAATATGAAGGAAAACGATATCGTGGAAATCCGCGGCATCAAGATTGATAAGACGGCGCGCCGCGTGTGGGTGAACGGCGAGGAGCGCAACTTTACGACAAAGGAATTCGACCTGCTCACCTTCCTGGCGGAAAATCCGAACCACGTATTTACGAAGGAAGAGCTGTTCCGGGAAATCTGGGACATGGAATCTATCGGCGACATTGCTACGGTGACTGTGCATATTAAGAAAATCCGCGAAAAGGTGGAGACTGATACATCGAAACCGCAGTACATTGAGACTATCTGGGGCGTGGGCTACCGCTTTAAAGTATAG
- a CDS encoding WbqC family protein, producing the protein MKKVAILQSNYIPWKGYFDMIRMVDEFILYDDMQYTRRDWRNRNKIKTPDGLHWLTIPVDSKGNFYQKINETKVSGHEWVDKHWHAITLNYAHAPYFKEYGPQIHEIYEKCREEEYLSRINYLFLTEICRMLGIHTRISWSSDYQLVDGKTERLVGLVKDSGGTEYLSGPAAQDYIVEQCFTDAGIKLTWMDYSDYPEYPQLFGEFEHNVSILDLLFNTGDQALQYMKPL; encoded by the coding sequence TTGAAAAAGGTTGCTATTTTACAGTCGAATTATATTCCGTGGAAGGGATATTTCGATATGATTCGCATGGTAGATGAATTTATTTTATACGATGATATGCAGTACACGCGCCGCGACTGGCGCAACCGCAACAAAATCAAAACGCCGGACGGACTGCACTGGCTCACGATTCCGGTGGACAGCAAGGGAAATTTTTATCAGAAAATCAATGAGACGAAGGTTTCCGGGCACGAATGGGTAGATAAGCACTGGCACGCAATCACCTTAAACTATGCGCACGCGCCCTATTTTAAGGAATATGGTCCGCAGATTCACGAAATCTACGAAAAATGCCGCGAAGAGGAATATTTAAGCCGCATCAATTACCTATTTCTCACGGAAATCTGCCGGATGCTCGGCATTCACACAAGAATAAGCTGGTCTTCGGACTATCAGCTTGTTGACGGAAAAACCGAGCGTCTGGTCGGTCTTGTAAAAGACAGCGGCGGCACCGAGTACCTCTCTGGACCGGCAGCCCAGGATTACATCGTCGAGCAGTGCTTTACGGATGCCGGAATCAAACTGACCTGGATGGATTACAGCGATTATCCGGAGTATCCGCAGCTTTTCGGAGAGTTTGAGCACAACGTCTCCATTCTTGATTTGCTATTTAATACGGGCGACCAGGCGCTCCAGTATATGAAGCCGCTCTAA
- a CDS encoding chromate transporter, producing the protein MTGLVRLAFEFFKTGLFAIGGGLATLPFLYEMGATTGWFTAQDVADMVAISESTPGPMGVNMATYVGYTSFGLPGAIIGPLFLALPSVIIIILISKILIKFKESKLVQDIFYGLRPASTGLIIAAGLGVAKIALLYLDKFEATKNIADLFNYKAIILAVVIYFVLKKKDFHPILVVIASAVIGIIFQF; encoded by the coding sequence ATGACAGGATTGGTTCGTTTGGCATTTGAATTTTTTAAGACCGGACTTTTCGCAATCGGCGGCGGTCTGGCAACGCTCCCCTTCCTCTATGAAATGGGAGCTACTACCGGCTGGTTCACCGCGCAGGATGTGGCGGACATGGTCGCAATTTCCGAGTCCACACCGGGTCCGATGGGTGTCAATATGGCAACCTATGTCGGCTATACCTCCTTCGGACTGCCGGGCGCCATTATCGGGCCGCTGTTTCTGGCGCTGCCGTCCGTGATTATCATTATTCTGATTTCAAAAATATTAATAAAATTCAAAGAATCAAAGCTTGTGCAGGATATTTTTTATGGGCTGCGTCCGGCATCCACCGGTCTGATTATCGCCGCCGGTCTCGGCGTTGCAAAAATCGCCCTGCTCTATCTTGACAAGTTTGAAGCCACGAAAAACATCGCGGATTTGTTTAATTACAAAGCCATCATTCTGGCGGTGGTAATCTATTTCGTTCTGAAGAAAAAAGATTTTCATCCCATTCTCGTGGTGATTGCCTCGGCAGTCATCGGCATTATTTTCCAGTTCTAA
- a CDS encoding SIR2 family NAD-dependent protein deacylase, producing MAEANMSMVRRMVQDSRYLVAIAGSGMQRECGGHQSLRDQERAYNIEAEYGYSPEEMFSSAFYNTRTEPFYNFYKKEILSQDLKPGPAYKALAKLERKGILKAVITREIYGLNREAGCKNVLELHGNIGNNHCPRCGRTYSKQYLKDAKKVPLCEDCMLPIRPGIRLFGEMVDNSQMTRMANEISRADVLLVLGARLDPEFCEHNLSYYKGDKVILLTNRENHGDVKADYVIHGKLNELVPQLL from the coding sequence ATGGCAGAAGCAAATATGAGTATGGTGAGGAGAATGGTACAGGACAGCAGGTATCTGGTTGCCATTGCGGGGAGCGGTATGCAGCGGGAGTGCGGCGGACACCAGAGCCTCCGGGACCAGGAACGGGCGTATAACATTGAGGCGGAATATGGCTACTCTCCGGAAGAAATGTTTAGCAGCGCGTTTTACAATACCCGCACGGAGCCTTTTTACAATTTCTATAAAAAGGAAATCCTCTCGCAGGATCTGAAACCGGGACCGGCATATAAGGCGCTGGCAAAGCTGGAACGAAAGGGAATTTTAAAGGCGGTTATTACGAGAGAAATCTACGGACTGAACCGGGAAGCGGGCTGTAAAAATGTGCTGGAGCTGCACGGAAATATCGGCAACAACCACTGCCCGCGCTGCGGAAGGACCTACTCAAAGCAATATCTGAAGGATGCGAAGAAGGTACCGCTCTGCGAGGACTGTATGCTTCCCATCCGTCCAGGTATCCGCCTTTTCGGGGAAATGGTGGACAACAGCCAGATGACCAGAATGGCGAACGAGATATCCAGGGCGGACGTGCTGCTGGTGCTGGGCGCACGTCTCGACCCGGAATTCTGCGAGCACAATCTCTCCTACTACAAAGGAGACAAGGTCATCCTGCTGACAAACCGGGAGAATCACGGGGACGTAAAGGCAGATTACGTGATTCACGGAAAACTGAATGAACTGGTGCCGCAGCTTCTGTAA
- a CDS encoding EamA family transporter, with product MHKDTKKKTSPWIYVILHISLMFSSISGLFSKKAAYAEFFSREWFLFYFGMLLIMFFYAIIWQQILRYLPLSVAYANKPVGLAWGMIWGALFFQEEITWNMILGSLIIFIGIYLVVTADG from the coding sequence ATGCATAAGGATACAAAGAAAAAAACATCACCGTGGATTTATGTGATTTTGCATATCAGTCTGATGTTCAGCTCCATCAGCGGGCTGTTTTCCAAAAAAGCGGCGTATGCGGAGTTTTTTTCCAGGGAGTGGTTTCTGTTTTATTTTGGAATGCTGCTGATTATGTTTTTTTACGCAATCATATGGCAGCAGATTCTGCGCTATCTGCCCCTGTCGGTGGCTTATGCAAACAAGCCGGTCGGTCTGGCATGGGGGATGATATGGGGCGCGCTTTTCTTTCAGGAGGAGATTACCTGGAACATGATTCTGGGTTCCCTGATTATTTTTATTGGAATATATCTGGTGGTGACGGCGGATGGATAG
- a CDS encoding glycosyltransferase family 2 protein, whose amino-acid sequence MLLSIVIPCYNSAHTIGKVVETSMEVIEKIEGLECEFVLVNDFSRDETCQEIWELAKKYPNVKGIALAKNFGQHNAIMAGLHAAEGDYVMGMDDDMQTHPSQIPAFIEKMNEGYDLVFGIFKKRKFGFMKNLTSRIASFIMWHMVERPKGLEASNYWCCRKYVRDELIKYDGYNLYLQILFYRTTANIANIEIEHFAREEGQSNYNFRKAFRLFMSFMNYTVIPLRIATITGTLFSLAGFIGAIIVFVRKILDPTITVGWSSTMCVMMILFGFAFLMLGIIGEYIGKLILNVNQTPQYVVRDTINVEKEEK is encoded by the coding sequence ATGCTCCTGTCGATTGTGATTCCGTGCTATAATTCTGCACACACCATCGGAAAGGTTGTGGAGACCAGCATGGAGGTAATAGAAAAAATAGAAGGGCTGGAATGTGAGTTTGTTCTGGTAAATGATTTTTCGCGGGATGAGACCTGCCAGGAAATCTGGGAGCTTGCGAAAAAATATCCGAACGTGAAGGGGATTGCCCTCGCAAAAAATTTTGGGCAGCACAACGCCATCATGGCGGGACTGCACGCCGCAGAGGGCGATTATGTTATGGGCATGGACGACGACATGCAGACGCATCCGTCGCAGATTCCAGCGTTTATTGAAAAAATGAATGAGGGATACGATCTGGTGTTTGGCATTTTTAAGAAGCGCAAGTTTGGTTTCATGAAGAATCTCACCAGCAGGATTGCCTCATTTATTATGTGGCATATGGTGGAACGTCCAAAGGGGCTGGAGGCAAGCAATTACTGGTGCTGCCGCAAATATGTGCGCGACGAGCTGATTAAATACGACGGCTATAATCTGTATCTTCAGATTCTCTTTTACCGCACGACTGCCAACATCGCCAACATCGAGATAGAGCATTTTGCGCGGGAGGAAGGGCAGTCCAACTACAATTTCCGCAAAGCCTTCCGTCTGTTCATGTCGTTCATGAATTACACGGTCATCCCGCTGCGCATCGCCACTATCACCGGGACACTCTTTTCCCTGGCGGGCTTTATCGGGGCGATCATTGTCTTTGTTCGTAAAATCCTCGACCCCACTATCACGGTCGGCTGGTCCTCGACCATGTGCGTCATGATGATTCTGTTCGGCTTCGCCTTCCTTATGCTTGGCATCATCGGCGAATACATCGGCAAGCTGATTCTGAACGTCAACCAGACCCCGCAGTATGTGGTGCGGGATACCATTAATGTAGAAAAAGAAGAAAAATGA
- the yfcE gene encoding phosphodiesterase encodes MKIMIASDIHGSALYCREMLEALKREQADRLLLLGDILYHGPRNDLPEEYAPKKVISMLNDVKQKIYCVRGNCDTEVDQMVLEFPIMADYCLLPAGNRMVYATHGHRYHLDALPPLQPGDILLHGHTHIPDWEEFGEGNIYLNPGSVSIPKEGSCHSYMVLEDATFLWKSLDGKIYHTLAL; translated from the coding sequence ATGAAAATCATGATTGCTTCGGACATTCACGGGTCGGCGCTTTACTGCCGGGAAATGCTGGAGGCTTTAAAGCGGGAGCAGGCGGACAGACTGCTCCTTCTGGGAGATATTCTGTACCACGGACCGCGCAACGACCTGCCTGAGGAGTATGCGCCGAAAAAAGTGATTTCCATGCTGAACGATGTGAAACAGAAAATTTACTGTGTGCGGGGAAACTGTGATACGGAGGTGGACCAGATGGTTCTGGAATTTCCGATTATGGCGGATTATTGTCTGCTCCCTGCCGGAAACCGGATGGTGTACGCCACACACGGACACCGCTATCATCTGGACGCGCTTCCGCCGCTGCAGCCGGGCGACATCCTGCTTCACGGACATACGCATATACCGGATTGGGAGGAGTTTGGGGAAGGAAATATTTACCTCAATCCCGGCTCCGTCTCCATCCCCAAGGAGGGAAGCTGCCACAGCTATATGGTGCTGGAGGACGCAACATTTCTCTGGAAAAGTCTGGATGGAAAAATCTATCACACGCTGGCTTTATAA
- a CDS encoding EamA family transporter, with protein sequence MDSSVWMHVGIMVCSVFVASVSQILLKISANKTYPSKIKEYLNGYVITGYALLFLSTILTMLALKKMPLSWQTVIESSGYFFVFVMGHFILKEKISRRKILGLLVIFAGIIVFLL encoded by the coding sequence ATGGATAGCAGTGTATGGATGCATGTGGGGATTATGGTCTGCTCGGTATTCGTGGCGTCTGTGTCGCAGATTCTGCTGAAAATATCGGCAAATAAGACCTACCCGTCAAAAATAAAGGAATATCTGAACGGTTACGTGATTACCGGTTACGCGCTTCTGTTTCTGTCTACGATTCTGACGATGCTGGCGCTGAAAAAAATGCCGCTGTCGTGGCAGACCGTGATTGAGTCCAGCGGATACTTTTTTGTATTCGTGATGGGACATTTTATATTGAAGGAAAAAATTTCCAGAAGAAAAATTCTGGGGCTTCTGGTGATTTTTGCCGGGATTATTGTATTTTTGCTGTAA
- a CDS encoding ATP-grasp domain-containing protein, whose product MKKVMILGASYSLVPLIHAAQRLGCHTIAASIPGDYPGFAAADESCFCDITKPEEVLQAAQSLQIDGIATCCMDVGLRSLGYTATKLGLPGPSWETVQLCTDKYKMKQAFVKAGVQTAAFFQIHNEDELASACGQLRFPVIIKAVDQMGSRGIFRCDTREEVFARYPQTMAATAKDYCILEEFLTGTMFGVEAMLEHGKLAYFLPLGNVLHQANPPFPIGHYVPWTEGAAFEDKIRTQIECAAEALGADNCPLDFDMMLKDGEVYVIEATARAGATCIAEQVGIHFGIDYYEAIVRLCTGEPVALLFGREKSARVPCEVRLLEAPADGVVQKIVPGTETGGNLAELSFNISVGDTVRRMENGRDRIGQVIVKGNSPQACRRLLDGVLERIQVQVGDA is encoded by the coding sequence ATGAAAAAAGTGATGATTCTGGGAGCGTCCTACTCGCTGGTTCCGCTGATTCATGCGGCGCAGCGTCTGGGATGCCATACGATAGCGGCGAGCATTCCCGGAGATTATCCGGGATTTGCGGCTGCGGATGAGAGCTGCTTTTGCGATATTACAAAGCCGGAAGAGGTGCTGCAGGCGGCACAGTCGCTGCAGATAGACGGGATTGCGACCTGCTGCATGGATGTCGGGCTGCGCAGCCTGGGCTATACGGCGACGAAGCTCGGACTGCCGGGACCGTCCTGGGAGACGGTGCAGTTGTGCACCGACAAGTATAAAATGAAGCAGGCGTTTGTGAAAGCCGGGGTACAGACGGCGGCGTTTTTTCAGATACATAATGAGGACGAGCTGGCGTCTGCCTGCGGACAGCTTCGCTTCCCGGTGATTATCAAAGCGGTGGACCAGATGGGAAGCCGCGGCATTTTCCGCTGCGATACCAGGGAAGAGGTGTTCGCGCGTTACCCGCAGACGATGGCGGCGACGGCGAAGGATTACTGTATTCTGGAAGAATTTTTAACCGGCACCATGTTTGGCGTGGAGGCGATGCTGGAGCACGGGAAGCTGGCGTATTTTCTGCCGCTTGGAAACGTCCTTCATCAGGCGAATCCGCCGTTCCCCATCGGACACTATGTCCCGTGGACAGAGGGCGCGGCGTTTGAAGACAAAATACGGACGCAGATTGAGTGTGCGGCAGAGGCGCTTGGCGCGGATAACTGTCCGCTGGATTTTGACATGATGTTAAAAGATGGGGAAGTTTATGTGATTGAGGCGACGGCGCGTGCGGGTGCTACCTGCATTGCGGAGCAGGTGGGCATTCATTTTGGAATCGATTATTACGAAGCGATTGTCCGGCTGTGTACCGGCGAGCCGGTCGCGCTGCTTTTCGGACGGGAAAAAAGTGCGCGCGTTCCCTGCGAGGTGCGGCTTCTGGAAGCGCCGGCGGACGGCGTTGTACAAAAAATCGTTCCGGGCACGGAGACGGGCGGCAATCTGGCGGAGCTTTCGTTTAACATTTCCGTGGGAGATACCGTCCGGCGGATGGAAAACGGCAGGGACCGCATCGGGCAGGTAATTGTAAAAGGAAATTCCCCGCAGGCATGCCGCCGGCTCCTTGACGGGGTGCTGGAAAGGATACAGGTGCAGGTGGGCGATGCATAA